The Oscillospiraceae bacterium genome includes the window GCTGTCACCGGCGTAACGGTCACGCCCGGTACGGCCAGCGTCACGAGAGGGACGACGCAGCAGTTCACCGCGTCCGTGGCCGCGGTGGGCGGCGCGGCGGAGACAGTGAACTGGCAGGTAGCGGGCAACGTCAGCACGGATACGACAATCAGCGCGGCCGGCCTTCTGACCGTGGCGGCCGGCGAAACGGCCGGTACGTTGCAGGTCACGGCGACGTCCACATTTGACAATACCAAACAGGGTAATGCCACCGTGACCGTCTTGTCCGGCGGCAGTTCTTACACCCCGAGTCCCAGTCCCAGCAATACGGGCAGTGTCGTCACCGAGGTGCCCGAGACGGAGACGCCGCTTGCGCAAGCCTTCTCGTTTATGGATGTGAGTGAAGACGATTGGTTCTACGGCGACGTGTACTATATGTGGGAAAACAGCCTGATGAACGGCACGTCGGCCACGCGGTTCAGCCCCGGCAGGACCCTGACGCGCGGCATGGCGGTCACCGTGCTGTACCGCACAGAGGGGGCGCCTGACACTTCTGAATTGGACAACCCCTTCCCTGATGTGTCCGTGGGTCAGTATTACACCGAGGCGGTGATATGGGCGGCGGACCATGAGATCGTACTCGGGTACACGGACGGTCAGTTCGGCCCAGACGACGACATCACGCGGGAGCAGATGGCGGCCATTCTCTACCGCTATGAACGCTACGCCCAAAAGGTACCGCCCGACACGCTTGAGGGCCGTGTGTTTGCCGACGAAAGCAGCATTGGCGACTACGCGAAGGAGGCCGTGGCCAAGTTGGTCACGCAGGGCATCGTCGCCGGCAAGCCAAACAACCGGTTTGACCCGCGTGGGAACGCGACGCGCGCCGAGTTTGCGGCTGTGCTGCACAGATTTATGGAAGCAGTGAAAGAAGATTGAGTGAGATGAGTCCCGCGTCATCCTCACTGAATCATAAGGTTTGACGGGGAGGGATGACTTCAAAATCAACGGCCGTACATAATACAAATCCGGAAGGAGGCGATACGTCCGCCATGGAGCCGATGCGGCAGATGGAAAGCCTGGGAATCCTTTGAGGATACTCACCGCGGTTTCATCGCCGCAAAAGAAGAGTAAACGTAGTATCATGAAGAAGAGTTTTGAACAAAAAAGGGAGGAAAATTTGATGAAGAAGATCCTGGCTTTTACCGTCGTGCTCACGCTTTTGCTCATGATGGTCCCTCTCAGCGCGTTTGCCGGAACCATCACCCCGGGTCCCACCCAGTATGACCCGGATCTATTTGCGAGAAACGTCGCCATCTCCCGCAGCAACGCCGCCGAAGGTATGGTTCTCATGGAGAACAACGGCGTTTTGCCCCTCGCGCCCGGCACGAGCGTGGCCGTCTTCGGCGTCTGCGCCAGAAACACCATCAAGGGCGGCGGCGGTTCCGGCGACGTCAACACGCTCGACGCCGACCTTAAGAAGATCGACGCCGGCCTGGCCGACGCCGGCCTGATCCTGGACGCAGAAGTAAAAAATTGGTATGACACCCGCGCCACCGGCAACCAATTGACCACGCAAACCGACGTCGCCATTCTGGACGGCCTTGTCGAATCCGCCGCCGAGCGCAGCGACATCGCCATCTACGTCATCGGCCGCACCTCCTCCGAGGGCAGCGACCGGACCATCAGCGGCAACAACCCCTACAACCTCACGGCCATTGAGATAGCGAACCTCAACCGCGTCTTTGCCTCCTTCGACAAGGTGGTCGTCATCTTAAACGAGGGCGCCGTGTCCGACGTGGGCTGGATCGACGAGTATCAGCCGGACGCGCTGCTGTTCGCCGGCCTGGGCGGCCACGCGGGCGGCAGCGCCGTGGGCGATGTCGTCACCGGCGTGAAGAACCCCTCCGGCAAGTTTGCCGACACCTGGCCCTACAGCGTCAACGACACCCCCGCCAGGAACAACTACTCCCAGGCCGGCGGTACCACCCAGGCTTTCTATCACGCGGCCATCTCCGGCAATGGGCTGAGCACAACCTGGGGGAACTACCCGGGCGTGGCTTACACCGAGGACATCTACGTGGGCTACCGCTACTATGAGACCTTTGACATCCCGGTGAAGTACGAGTTCGGCTACGGTCTCTCCTACACCACCTTTGCCCTGTCCGGCCTGTCGGCCGCGGTGGTGGGCGACGAGCTCGTCGCGACGGCGACCGTGACCAACACCGGCAGCCGCGCGGGCAAAGAGGTCGTGCAGGTATACATGAGAGCGCCGGACGGGACACTGGAAAAACCCGCCAAAGAGCTCAAGGGCTATGCCAAGACCGACGAGCTGAACCCCGGCCAGAGCCAGACCATCACCATCAAGACCCCGGTCTACTGGCTGACATCCTACAGCGAGGATCTGGAAGCTTGGATTCTCGACGCTGGCACCTATGACTTCTACATCGGCACTTCAGTCAAACAGGTGGAATCGGCCGGCTCCTGGACGCTGCCCGCGTTGCGCATCGTGGACCAGGTAGAGAGCCGGATCGCCCCCAAGAACGGCCGTGAAGACTTGGAATTCCCTGTGCTGTCCAAGTTCGACGACGAAGCGACCAGAGCCCAGACGCTGGCGAAATTCGTGTTTCCCACCGCCGTCAACCCGGGCACCGACCGTCCGGGCCACTTCCCCGGCGAGAAATCCTTCGTCAGCAACGAGGCGGACTTCCCGGAGGATTGGGGAACCCCCTTCAGCAACACCACGGAGGCGCTGGCCGTGAACCAGCCCGATTACAGGGAGCGCAGAATCGTGGGCTCCACACCGAAGACACTGCTTGACGTCTACAACGGTGCAATCACGATGGACGCGTTCGTGAGGCAGTTTTCCGCCGAGGACCTGTGTGCCCTGAGCCGGGGCGGCGGCACGGCAAACATCCTGCCCGGTTCGGCCGCGCACACCTTCGGCATCGACTTCTTCGGCGTGCCCCAGAGCTCGCAGCCCGACGGCCCAGCCGGCCTGAGGATCACCCTGAACGCCGCCGGCGGCGTGACGCAAAAAGCCACCATGTTCCCGCAGGGCACGCTGAACGCGCAGACCTGGAACACCGACCTGGTGTTTGACGCGGGTATGGCCGTGGGCTCCGAGATGGCACACTTCGGCGCCTCCACATGGCTGGCCCCCGGCATGAACATCCACCGCGACCCGCTGAACGGGCGCAACTTCGAGTACTATTCCGAAGACCCGTTCCTGTCCGGTACCATTGCGGCCGCCATGACCAGAGGCGTCCAGTCTCTGGGTGGCGTGGCGGTTACCTTGAAGCACTTCTTCGCCAACAACCAGGAGTGGTCCCGCACCAGCATAGACACCCTGATGACCGAGCGCGCGGCCAGGGAGATTTACCTCCGGAACTTCGAGTATGCCGTGAGGGAAGCCAACCCCCGGGCCATTATGACCAGCTACAACCATGTGAACGGCGAGCACCCGAACCAGGACCCCGACCTGATCAACGGTATCGTGCGCGGGGAGTGGGGCTTCAACGGCATCTTCATGTATGACTGGGGTGCCTACGGAGACGGATATCTGGACCAGCCGTCCGGCATCAACTGGATCATGGGCAGCGCCACCGGCGGCCGTCTCATCCAGCTGCAGAACTCGTGCTACTACCAGCGTGAGACAGCGGAAGAGCGCGTCAAAGAGGTTCTGACCGAACTCATGCATTTCAGATCCTTCACCGAGCCCAACGGACTGCCCGTGTATGAGTATCCGGTGGGGAATCTCCAAACGCAGAGCGTCAGCAAAACCGTAGTTGACACCGCGCAGACCGCCGGCATCGCCGCCGCGCAGACCTATGCCGGCGCCGGCGCGCTGGCCTACACCATCTCGCTGGACAACGTCGTCATTGGCACCAACCTGATCAGCGTCAACGCCCAATTTGATGCCGACAGACTGGAGTATGTCGGCAGCGAGATCGCGATTCCCGACGCGAGTTATCTGTACGAGAACTACAATCCGGCCACCGGAGAGTACAGGGCAATCGTCGCGCTGCTGCAAGTGGGTACTCTGTTCACGGCGCCCGTCAGCACGCCGATCTTGAAGTTAAGCTTTGTTGCCGCCGACGGCACGGACGACATCACCGGCGCGCTCACAGCGGTCTCTCTCTATGAGGTGCCGTCGCCCGACAGCACTGTTCAAGTCAACTGCAAGCTGGATCCCGCCAGCGCTGTCACCCGTTTTGCGCCCTATGACGCAGATGCGGACGGCGCGGTCACGCTGGCCGACATCTCTCTGATCATCTACAACTACTACTTGGTCGGAGAAGGCAATGCCAAGTGGGGCGCCGCGCAGAAGTATGATGCCAATGGCGATGGAATCATCGACCTGCTCGACATCATGATCATCTCCAGCTTCATCTAAGCAATCTAAACAACGACCGCTTCTTCATGCGTAGCGAAAAACTCCATGAAACCGCCGCCGCTGCCGCTGTGGCAGCGGCGGCGGTTTCCATATATGGAAAGAATTGGAAGATCAGAGACGCCCAATCGCTCCATAAAGAATCAGAGAAGGATACAATGAACATGAAAAAGATTTTTACCAAGTGTGTCGCCGTCCTAGTCGCCGTCATGACGGTCAGTCTGTTTTTGCCCGCGGCGAGCGCGGCCGCTCTTTCTTATTCGCTGGCGCCGGCCACCGTAAACCTGGGCGCCGATCAAAGCGGCGGCTTTCAAATCACTGTCCAGCCGGACGCGCCATTCGGCGGCGTTGATTTCTTGGTGTCCTTGCCGGCGGCGGTGGAAATCATCAGTGTTTCCTACAATGTCTCCGGAACGATCGGTTCCCCTGGCCCGAAGGGTGATGGTATCTATTTTGGCGTGACAAATCTTACGACGAATGCTTACACCGGCCCGCTGGTTTGTACGGTCAACATCAAGTACACCGGTACGGGCACGGCGCCGTCCGACATTGTCATTTCTGAGGTCAGGCTGTCCACCTATACCGGGAAAACCGGCGCGGACAGTGTTGAAACGCATATTGTTCCGCCCTCCGACGGCAATAAAGTCGCCGTGGTTCCCAATGCGGCCCCCTCTGGCGGCGATCCCGATGGCAGCAATCCCGGCGGTAGCAATCCCGGCGGCGGCAGTGGCAGTACAGGTGGCGCCGTCACCGAGACGCCCGAGACGGAGACGCCGCTT containing:
- a CDS encoding S-layer homology domain-containing protein; its protein translation is AVTGVTVTPGTASVTRGTTQQFTASVAAVGGAAETVNWQVAGNVSTDTTISAAGLLTVAAGETAGTLQVTATSTFDNTKQGNATVTVLSGGSSYTPSPSPSNTGSVVTEVPETETPLAQAFSFMDVSEDDWFYGDVYYMWENSLMNGTSATRFSPGRTLTRGMAVTVLYRTEGAPDTSELDNPFPDVSVGQYYTEAVIWAADHEIVLGYTDGQFGPDDDITREQMAAILYRYERYAQKVPPDTLEGRVFADESSIGDYAKEAVAKLVTQGIVAGKPNNRFDPRGNATRAEFAAVLHRFMEAVKED
- a CDS encoding glycoside hydrolase family 3 C-terminal domain-containing protein, whose translation is MKKILAFTVVLTLLLMMVPLSAFAGTITPGPTQYDPDLFARNVAISRSNAAEGMVLMENNGVLPLAPGTSVAVFGVCARNTIKGGGGSGDVNTLDADLKKIDAGLADAGLILDAEVKNWYDTRATGNQLTTQTDVAILDGLVESAAERSDIAIYVIGRTSSEGSDRTISGNNPYNLTAIEIANLNRVFASFDKVVVILNEGAVSDVGWIDEYQPDALLFAGLGGHAGGSAVGDVVTGVKNPSGKFADTWPYSVNDTPARNNYSQAGGTTQAFYHAAISGNGLSTTWGNYPGVAYTEDIYVGYRYYETFDIPVKYEFGYGLSYTTFALSGLSAAVVGDELVATATVTNTGSRAGKEVVQVYMRAPDGTLEKPAKELKGYAKTDELNPGQSQTITIKTPVYWLTSYSEDLEAWILDAGTYDFYIGTSVKQVESAGSWTLPALRIVDQVESRIAPKNGREDLEFPVLSKFDDEATRAQTLAKFVFPTAVNPGTDRPGHFPGEKSFVSNEADFPEDWGTPFSNTTEALAVNQPDYRERRIVGSTPKTLLDVYNGAITMDAFVRQFSAEDLCALSRGGGTANILPGSAAHTFGIDFFGVPQSSQPDGPAGLRITLNAAGGVTQKATMFPQGTLNAQTWNTDLVFDAGMAVGSEMAHFGASTWLAPGMNIHRDPLNGRNFEYYSEDPFLSGTIAAAMTRGVQSLGGVAVTLKHFFANNQEWSRTSIDTLMTERAAREIYLRNFEYAVREANPRAIMTSYNHVNGEHPNQDPDLINGIVRGEWGFNGIFMYDWGAYGDGYLDQPSGINWIMGSATGGRLIQLQNSCYYQRETAEERVKEVLTELMHFRSFTEPNGLPVYEYPVGNLQTQSVSKTVVDTAQTAGIAAAQTYAGAGALAYTISLDNVVIGTNLISVNAQFDADRLEYVGSEIAIPDASYLYENYNPATGEYRAIVALLQVGTLFTAPVSTPILKLSFVAADGTDDITGALTAVSLYEVPSPDSTVQVNCKLDPASAVTRFAPYDADADGAVTLADISLIIYNYYLVGEGNAKWGAAQKYDANGDGIIDLLDIMIISSFI
- a CDS encoding S-layer homology domain-containing protein, whose translation is MKKIFTKCVAVLVAVMTVSLFLPAASAAALSYSLAPATVNLGADQSGGFQITVQPDAPFGGVDFLVSLPAAVEIISVSYNVSGTIGSPGPKGDGIYFGVTNLTTNAYTGPLVCTVNIKYTGTGTAPSDIVISEVRLSTYTGKTGADSVETHIVPPSDGNKVAVVPNAAPSGGDPDGSNPGGSNPGGGSGSTGGAVTETPETETPLAQAFPFTDVSEDDWFYGDVYAVWENSLMNGTSATLFSPSRTLTRGMVVTVLYRTEGAPDISELDNPFPDVSAGQYYTEAVIWAADHEIVLGYTGGQFGPDDDITREQMAAILYRYERYAQKVPPDTLEGRVFADESSIGDYAKEAVAKLVTQGIIAGKPNNRFDPRGNATRAEFAAVLHRFMEAVKED